The Kiritimatiellaceae bacterium genome contains a region encoding:
- a CDS encoding class I SAM-dependent methyltransferase — protein MGFYDTYLERLAAAPVWFKHVQQKALDRLMRSIEKSCGGQKVRDVLEIGIGSGDFSRAVQQRNWTYTGIDRNEAMTKNAGAGTAFCAEVPPFPAQLAQKKFDLIYSAFVLEHMESGKAACEFVKESAGHLADGGSLVLLVPDVLSMRMEFWSVDYTHAFPTTERNVKQIAADCGLVCQKTIRYRGWFSENRLVLAGLRLLGRLYSYRFFKSVFGHEWFFYGVYQLLNQEILMFIFRKDQQA, from the coding sequence ATGGGATTTTATGACACCTATTTAGAGCGGCTTGCGGCGGCTCCGGTTTGGTTTAAGCACGTTCAGCAGAAAGCTCTCGACCGGTTGATGCGGTCGATTGAAAAGTCCTGCGGCGGGCAAAAAGTGCGCGATGTTTTGGAGATCGGAATTGGTAGCGGAGACTTTAGCCGAGCGGTGCAACAGCGGAACTGGACGTATACTGGGATTGACCGGAATGAAGCGATGACGAAAAACGCCGGAGCCGGAACCGCATTTTGTGCGGAAGTCCCCCCATTTCCTGCACAATTGGCGCAAAAGAAATTCGATTTGATTTATTCCGCCTTTGTTCTCGAGCATATGGAAAGCGGCAAGGCGGCCTGCGAATTTGTGAAGGAGTCTGCCGGTCACCTTGCCGACGGCGGCAGTCTGGTGTTGCTGGTTCCCGACGTGCTGTCCATGCGGATGGAATTTTGGAGTGTGGATTATACCCACGCATTTCCGACGACCGAACGGAACGTAAAACAGATCGCGGCGGACTGCGGACTGGTCTGTCAGAAAACCATTCGTTATCGAGGCTGGTTTTCTGAAAATCGGCTTGTTCTGGCCGGATTACGCCTGCTGGGCCGACTTTACAGTTACCGCTTTTTCAAATCGGTTTTCGGTCACGAATGGTTTTTCTACGGTGTTTATCAGCTCCTCAATCAGGAAATCCTGATGTTTATTTTTCGGAAAGACCAACAGGCATGA
- a CDS encoding glycosyltransferase encodes MSVKLSIIIPTMGRPILVRTLESVLATHGANQVEVIVVGEIRDSEVLRKVTAIVSANPNVRHIPISYPDGDSSRKKNRGVEESRADIVAFLDDDVVIAPDWPEHILKAFDNPSAGLVSGPSLVPDDINLSARLAGLALTSRAAGYVAERYRIGTAAAREVGWSRIIGCNAAYRKTVFQQMGGFPPEFYPGEEMIASWRTQQLGHKLFFIPAAWVYHYPRQSVKRFWRQVWGYGATRIRLKRAGTGFEWTTLVPAAWVLSLLVLGISTPFCGFCGFLLKLDLALYALTALAVALETAVQTRRPRDLLVVFMIPVMHLSYGLAEWFEFFHPNRDFGESYRK; translated from the coding sequence ATGAGCGTGAAACTTTCTATTATCATCCCAACCATGGGCCGCCCGATTCTTGTGCGCACGCTGGAATCCGTTCTGGCGACACATGGCGCGAATCAAGTGGAAGTGATTGTTGTCGGCGAGATCCGCGACAGCGAGGTGCTGCGGAAAGTCACGGCGATCGTTTCTGCGAATCCGAACGTGCGCCATATTCCCATTTCGTATCCGGATGGCGATTCCAGCCGCAAGAAAAACCGCGGGGTGGAGGAGAGTCGTGCGGACATTGTCGCTTTCCTTGACGACGATGTCGTGATTGCACCTGACTGGCCGGAGCACATTTTGAAAGCATTTGATAATCCGTCGGCCGGATTGGTGAGCGGGCCAAGTCTGGTGCCAGACGATATCAACCTGTCGGCGCGTTTGGCCGGACTTGCGCTAACCTCGCGTGCCGCTGGCTATGTGGCAGAGCGGTACCGGATCGGAACCGCCGCCGCGCGGGAAGTCGGCTGGAGTCGGATTATCGGTTGCAATGCCGCCTACCGTAAAACGGTTTTTCAGCAGATGGGCGGGTTCCCGCCGGAGTTTTATCCGGGTGAAGAAATGATTGCCTCGTGGCGCACCCAGCAGCTCGGACACAAACTATTTTTTATTCCTGCCGCATGGGTTTACCACTATCCACGGCAGTCGGTGAAACGCTTCTGGCGGCAGGTGTGGGGCTACGGTGCGACGAGAATTCGTTTGAAACGTGCCGGCACCGGCTTTGAGTGGACCACACTGGTTCCTGCGGCGTGGGTGCTTTCGCTTCTGGTGCTGGGAATATCTACGCCGTTCTGCGGCTTCTGCGGATTTTTGCTCAAACTCGATCTCGCGCTCTACGCTCTGACGGCACTGGCGGTCGCGTTAGAAACGGCAGTTCAGACGCGCCGTCCGCGCGACCTGCTGGTGGTGTTTATGATTCCTGTCATGCACCTGAGCTACGGCCTCGCTGAGTGGTTTGAGTTTTTTCACCCGAACCGTGACTTCGGAGAAAGTTACCGGAAGTAG
- a CDS encoding glycosyltransferase family 4 protein, with translation MKKRKIAFWHRYGPSGHTSTCHSIPHIIRKLHERGVEVHYFGLRENSAAPEMIKAHCTIHALPFRLNRGSAASKLFGTLFWYAALPALALRCRLMKMDAVFWDETLPWGALIARVFYGRNICITVADFFLTIYSEQHSELKRFFDWLQQVDYRTWRTLPLIFTKVNYTRTFLAERGVDPDRVCCAYNPCDTELYSPRDRNAARSKFGLAANDFVVVHHGVLHPNKGNDRIIRAMADLKNKLPNLKYLLVGSGPEMNRLKLMCSELGMTDRVIFTGWLPTEQDVVEAIRTADVGLVMRIGQFSDNFHVTDTLSHEMACGLPILAARLKGVEELVKENKTGLLFDPNDMFTLKAQLTTLHHQKDLRIKMGMQARAKSVEAFDIETISSRMAEALFHLTN, from the coding sequence ATGAAAAAACGGAAAATAGCATTTTGGCACCGCTACGGGCCATCAGGTCACACATCCACCTGCCATTCCATTCCCCACATCATCCGCAAACTGCACGAACGCGGCGTTGAGGTGCATTACTTCGGTCTGCGGGAAAACTCTGCCGCTCCGGAAATGATCAAGGCCCACTGCACGATCCACGCCCTTCCCTTCCGTCTGAACCGCGGCTCCGCCGCCAGCAAACTATTCGGAACTCTTTTCTGGTACGCCGCCCTCCCCGCGCTGGCATTGCGCTGCCGTCTGATGAAAATGGATGCGGTTTTCTGGGATGAAACGCTTCCGTGGGGCGCGCTGATTGCCCGAGTATTCTACGGCAGAAACATCTGCATCACGGTCGCCGATTTTTTTCTAACCATCTATTCTGAACAGCACTCGGAGCTGAAAAGATTTTTTGACTGGCTGCAACAGGTTGACTACCGGACGTGGCGAACCCTGCCGCTGATCTTTACAAAAGTAAACTATACGCGGACGTTTCTCGCAGAACGCGGCGTGGACCCTGACAGGGTTTGCTGTGCGTATAACCCGTGTGACACCGAACTCTATTCCCCGAGAGACCGGAATGCGGCACGCAGTAAATTCGGATTAGCCGCAAATGATTTTGTTGTCGTTCATCACGGCGTGCTTCATCCAAACAAAGGAAATGACCGGATCATCCGCGCTATGGCGGACCTGAAAAACAAACTGCCGAATCTAAAATATCTGCTGGTTGGCTCAGGTCCGGAAATGAATCGATTAAAATTGATGTGTAGCGAGCTGGGCATGACAGATCGGGTAATTTTCACCGGCTGGCTGCCAACGGAACAGGACGTAGTGGAAGCAATCCGTACAGCCGATGTCGGTCTGGTCATGCGCATCGGCCAATTCTCAGACAACTTTCACGTAACCGACACCCTTTCGCACGAAATGGCCTGCGGCTTACCGATTCTGGCGGCCCGTCTTAAAGGTGTGGAAGAGCTGGTGAAAGAAAACAAAACAGGGCTGCTGTTTGATCCAAACGATATGTTCACATTGAAGGCACAGCTGACCACACTGCATCACCAGAAAGATTTACGAATAAAGATGGGAATGCAGGCCCGGGCAAAAAGCGTCGAAGCCTTTGATATTGAAACCATTTCCTCCCGGATGGCCGAGGCGCTCTTTCACCTCACCAACTGA